A DNA window from Loxodonta africana isolate mLoxAfr1 chromosome 7, mLoxAfr1.hap2, whole genome shotgun sequence contains the following coding sequences:
- the UBTFL1 gene encoding upstream-binding factor 1-like protein 1, translated as MVQWDSQPVKQHSYSWFGTWLKDLKMSLPKAQDHWSEEDILMLLESMENNLSPSDKQKFKTTQSRMNWEKVAFRGFTGEMCKNKWLEIPYTLRKSCTLKELVLEAQEHVKKLSKNKKFKTHPDFPKKPLTTYFRFFKEKCSQYSQVYPELSNQELTKVLAKKYKELPEKMKLKYIHDFQKERQEFEEKLAQFKKDHPDLIQSSKRSIVPKRHRTETQKSSLGNRNKMGSSLENGDFSKQMKFHGEPEKPPMNGYHKFHQDMWLRRELQYVPMRERRVEISRHWQHIPQSLKDHYKNLAEELQKQYKVDLDLWLRSLSPEEYAAYRNVTYSMGKNMSKLREVSLQCPSVKCLQEGPREEWELQVPGTDSPETIQVSHHPPWGSAQNKKEDGQVVEGSDSSDSSSEDEDRDEGSEDSDSSSSSSEDSDSN; from the exons ATGGTGCAGTGggattcacagcctgtgaagcaACACAGCTACAGTTGGTTTGGTACA tggctcaaagacctaaaaatgtCATTGCCTAAAGCTCAAGACCACTGGTCTGAAGAGGACATACTGATGTTACTGGAAAGCATGGAGAATAACCTCTCACCCAGTGACAAGCAAAAGTTCAAAACAACCCAGTCACGTATGAACTGGGAAAAGGTAGCTTTTAGAGGTTTTACTGGAGAAATGTGCAAAAACAAATGGTTAGAGATTCCTTATACTTTGAGGAAATCTTGCACTTTGAAAGAATTAGTCCTGGAAGCTCAGGAACATGTTAAAAAActctccaaaaacaaaaaattcaagacaCATCCAGACTTCCCCAAGAAGCCCTTGACTACTTATTTCCGCTTCTTCAAGGAGAAGTGTTCCCAGTACTCCCAAGTGTACCCTGAGCTGAGCAACCAGGAGCTGACCAAGGTTCTAGCCAAGAAATATAAAGAGCTCCCAGAGAAGATGAAACTAAAATATATTCATGATTTCCAGAAGGAGAGACAGGAATTTGAAGAAAAACTAGCTCAATTCAAGAAAGACCACCCTGATCTCATCCAGAGCAGCAAGAGATCTATTGTCCCCAAGAGGCACCGAACTGAAACCCAAAAGAGTTCTCTGGGAAATAGGAACAAAATGGGGTCTTCTCTGGAGAATGGTGACTTTTCCAAGCAGATGAAATTCCATGGAGAGCCCGAGAAGCCCCCCATGAATGGATACCACAAGTTCCACCAGGATATGTGGTTAAGGAGGGAGCTGCAATATGTGCCCATGAGAGAGCGCAGGGTGGAGATTAGCAGACACTGGCAGCACATCCCACAGAGCCTGAAGGACCATTATAAGAACCTGGCTGAGGAGCTGCAGAAACAGTACAAGGTGGACCTGGATCTCTGGCTCAGGAGCCTGTCTCCTGAAGAATATGCAGCATACAGAAATGTAACCTATTCTATGGGCAAGAATATGAGCAAACTCAGAGAGGTGTCTCTGCAGTGCCCATCAGTGAAGTGTTTGCAAGAAGGGCCTAGAGAGGAATGGGAGCTACAGGTTCCAGGCACAGATTCACCAGAAACTATTCAAGTCAGTCATCATCCTCCATGGGGGTCAGCACAAAATAAGAAGGAAGATGGGCAAGTGGTGGAAGGCAGTGACTCCTCAGACTCTAGCAGTGAGGATGAGGATAGAGATGAGGGGTCTGAAGACAGCGACTCCAGCTCATCTTCCTCAGAAGATTCAGACTCCAACTGA